GCTTCCTAACGACGCTCCTGCTCGCTCATTTTCATTTAAAATCCGATTCAGTTCTTTTAAGTCCGACCAAATATGAGGATAGTTTTTGCTCAGTTCCAAAACATCTTTCTTGAAGCGATTAGTTGGAACGATTCGAAAACTCATTAATGAATTCCTCTAATGTCTCTTGGGACTGAATTCCAGCTTCTTGTTCTATGATATCACGGCAGGCTTCACGAATATTATTCAAAATGCGATGCTTTTCCTTCATCGATAAAAAATCTTCGTCTGTTAGACTTTTTTCCATAAGGTAGCTTATAAAATCGTATACTACGATTAGCTTGTTCTCTGGTAATTCATCAATCAAATTGTGGATCTCATTTTTAATGGCAGCTGTTGCGGACATGGTCAAAAATTTCCTCCCAAAAATTTGTTTTGTTATGGTTAGTTCCAGATCCTAAATTCGCCAGGCTGCATAAGTGAGCGCCTCCTGGATATCTTCTCTTTCCAGATATGGATAAGCCTTGAGAATATCACTTATCGAATATCCAGAAGCGACCAGTCCAACGATCATCCCAACGGTAACACGCATACCACGAATGCAGGGCTTGCCGCCCA
Above is a genomic segment from candidate division KSB1 bacterium containing:
- a CDS encoding DUF433 domain-containing protein, which codes for MKNLTRITFDPNVMGGKPCIRGMRVTVGMIVGLVASGYSISDILKAYPYLEREDIQEALTYAAWRI
- a CDS encoding DUF2281 domain-containing protein yields the protein MSATAAIKNEIHNLIDELPENKLIVVYDFISYLMEKSLTDEDFLSMKEKHRILNNIREACRDIIEQEAGIQSQETLEEFINEFSNRSN